In Paralichthys olivaceus isolate ysfri-2021 chromosome 13, ASM2471397v2, whole genome shotgun sequence, the following are encoded in one genomic region:
- the tektl1 gene encoding tektin-like protein 1, which translates to MQVQSVPLGSVTIGPLSWRDGTVRSIRCAERLVRETRAGRSAATRSRTRGSSAGFTARRTAETTRDDKMTEEESAAESRDCKIKMSRPQTTGGTFPSSSLRTRVAPFPPSSLREQCAGVSGAVACEYMRRVREVEGQLRRQAGRVTQEGVKLERERGHLERMLRSISTNLTVNRKSSEGRKRRPAAAETERDGADYLLLCERRELVELKQDLEAALRNALTQLQALGQSSRRLLDCAGERARVLELLPHSGSASGRYSTAQTFTKTDPVSPFTPECKQVLESSTVTVNQSQLLRETIRQKLTSAIARQKAAHCTVNDGLVKKIAETISLQQNLTLACAATRQALFRKQREINCIRHSHGRAQGPESSGDTLSREKLNRPLVQVYQRHPGTRLPEAAHLIQGSAVLRQCLMSSEGELAKLHCACLQLLDDLQGKREAARVDAGVIRMRRQQVDKRAMPSLLQQGASRGQVHLSCVE; encoded by the exons ATGCAGGTGCAGTCGGTTCCCCTAGGCTCGGTCACCATCGGCCCGCTGTCTTGGCGCGATGGGACGGTTCGCTCCATCCGGTGTGCGGAGCGCCTGGTGCGGGAGACTCGAGCAGGGAGGTCGGCGGCGACTCGCAGCCGGACCCGGGGCAGCAGCGCCGGGTTCACCGCGAGGCGCACAGCGGAAACAACCAGAGACGATAagatgacagaggaggaaagtgcAGCAGAGAGTCGTGACTGCAAAATCAAGATGTCCAGGCCCCAAACTACAGGAGGCACG TTCCCCAGTTCGTCCCTGAGGACACGTGTGGCCCCGTTTCCGCCCAGCAGCTTGCGTGAGCAGTGTGCCGGGGTCAGCGGCGCTGTGGCCTGTGAGTACATGCGCAGGGTGCGGGAGGTGGAGGGCCAGCTGCGAAGGCAGGCCGGCAGGGTCACCCAGGAGGGGGTCAAGTTGGAGCGGGAGAGGGGTCACCTGGAGAGGATGCTACGCAGCATCAGCACCAATCTGACCGTCAACAGGAAGAGCTctgaagggaggaagaggagaccaGCCGCTGCTGAGACG GAGAGAGACGGTGCTGATTACTTGCTGCTGtgtgagagaagagagctagTGGAGCTGAAACAAGATCTGGAGGCAGCGCTGAGGAATGCACTGACCCAGCTACAG GCCCTGGGTCAGAGCAGCAGACGGCTGCTGGACTGTGCCGGGGAGAGAGCTCGTGTCCTGGAGCTGCTGCCTCACAGCGGCTCGGCTTCAGGACGTTACAGCACCGCTCAGACCTTCACCAAAACAGACCCAGTCAGCCCCTTTACACCAG AGTGCAAACAAGTCTTAGAGTCATCTACTGTGACAGTCAACCAGTCACAGCTACTGAGGGAAACCATCAGACAGAAGCTGACCAGCGCCATCGCCAGGCAGAAAGCTGCACACTGCACCGTCAACGATGGCCTAGTGAAGAAAATTGCAGAGACAATCAGTCTGCAG CAAAACCTGACTTTGGCGTGTGCAGCCACCCGGCAGGCCTTGTTCCGCAAGCAGAGGGAAATCAACTGTATCCGTCACAGCCACGGCAGAGCGCAG GGTCCAGAGTCCAGCGGCGACACACTGTCCAGAGAGAAACTCAACAGGCCTCTGGTGCAGGTTTATCAGAGACACCCGGGGACTCGGTTACCTGAGGCTGCACATCTCATACAG GGCAGTGCAGTGCTCAGACAGTGCCTCATGTCCTCTGAGGGCGAGCTGGCGAAGCTGCACTGCGCCTGTTTACAGCTGCTGGACGACCTGCAGGGCAAGAGAGAAGCAGCTCGGGTCGACGCAGGCGTGATTCGCATGAGGCGTCAGCAGGTCGACAAGCGAGCCATGCCTTCTCTGCTCCAGCAGGGGGCATCAAGAGGCCAAGTCCACTTGTCTTGTGTGGAATAG